In the genome of Fervidobacterium nodosum Rt17-B1, the window AAGAACTCCATCTTCTACTGTAACTTTTAATTCATCCTTTTTGACGCCTGGTAGTTCTAATTCTAAAACTACTTTATCTTCTGTTTCATATGCATCTACACGTGGATAGAACTCGAAGTCAGTTTTCAATGGTCTCATAAATTCGTTGAAAAGTCTGTCAACTTCTTTTTGTAATTCCATAAATGGTTCGAAGAAGTAATCCCTTCTTGCTAACATAATCCCACCTCCACAATCTTTTTGTTTTTTTTAATTTAAATTCTATTTATCAATATTCTTTGGTAGAGCTTCTGGTTTAATACTTTTTTCAATTTCCGATTATATTATACTTTTTTATCACTCAATTGTCAAGAGTGATAAAATTAAATTTGATTTTTGATTAGATAATTTTATGAAAAGTAATTCAAATAAATAAATTTTAATTTTACTAAAAATTTTATCAGTTGTAACTTAATAATGATAATAAGATGAAAACTGTTTTTGAACAAAAAAGCAGGTGCTATAATGAATAAGCACCTGCTTTTTTGTTTTGTTATTTAGCTTTTTACCCAGCTATTTCTTTTATTAATCTTTCGACTAGTAACATTCCAACTCTTTCTTGCGCTTCGAATGTTGATGCTCCAACGTGTGGTGTTGCAACAACATTTGGAAGGGAAAGAAGTTTTTGTCTAAGTTCGTCTGTTGGTGGCTCGACTTCGAATACGTCTAAACCCGCTGCGTAGATTTTCCCGCTTAAGAGAGCTTCGTAAAGTGCTGATTCGTCTACTATTCCTCCTCTAGCAGCGTTGATTATGATTACTCCATCTTTCATCTTTGAAATTGTGTCTTTGTTAATTAAGTTTTTTGTTTCTGGAGTAAGTGGTACGTGAATTGTTATGTAATCACTATTGGAAATTAATGTGTCGAGGTCAACAAGTTTTACGTTCATATCAGTTTCTTTTACGATAGGATCGTATGCTAATACATTCATATCAAAGGCGAGCAATCTTTTTGCAACTTCTCTTCCAATGTTTCCAAAACCAATTATACCAACTGTTCTTTTGTATAGCTCATGACCTTCAAGTTCTTTCTTTGTCCATTTACCGTTCTTCAAGTCTATTGTTCCCCTTGCGATATGTCTTGAACATGCAATCATCAACCCTATCGTGAGTTCTGCAACAGAAATACTGTTTGCACCTGGTGTGTTGATTACTTTTATTCCTTTGGCTTCAGCTACTTTGACATCAATGTTATCAAGACCTGTACCTGCTCTTCCTATTATTTTCAATTTTGTTCCAGCTTCGATTATATCCGCTGTAACTTTTGTGGCACTCCTTACAACAAGAATTTCGATTTCTGGCATAAGCTTTATAAGTTCTTCTTTTTCGTAGTGTTGAGATGTTAATTGAATATTAGGCAAAGACGCAAGTTTTTCTGTTGCTTGTTTGTCAAGAGGATCGTTTATATGTACTCTCATATTATTTCACCAACCCTTTGAAGAGAACTTCTTCAGCGGCTAGGACTCCTTTTCCTATCTCGACTTTGTAACCAAGTTCACTAAGTGCGAATTCCAAGGCTGTTATACCTGTGATTATGTCGAATGGTGTAACGTATCCAAGGTGTGAAATCCTGAATAATTCATCTTTCATTGGTTCTTGACCTGCGGCTATTGTAACGCCGTATTTGTCCCTCATCAATTTCGTAATTTTACTTGCTGGAATACCTTCTGGTGAATTAACAGCGGTAAGGACATTACCTGGTCTTTCGGAGAAGAATGTTAATCCAAGAGCTTTAACGGCTGCTCTTGTCGCTTCACCGTATAGAGCGTGCCTTGCCCAAACGTTTTCAATGCCTTCTTCTTTAAGCATTTTAACGGCTTTGTTAAGCATGTAGATTAAGTTTACTGCTGTTGTCCATGGATTGTCTGGTGAGCTCTTCTTGTATTTCCTCAAGTCGAAATAGTATCTGCTGTTTGTACATTTTTCTACCTTGGCATATGCTTTGTCGTTGATAGCTATGAAAGCCAATCCTGGAGGGAGCATCCAACCTTTTTGAGCGCCTGAGACAACTACGTCAACTCCCCATTCATCCATTTTCAATGGTTCAGCTAGCAATCCACTGACAGCGTCTGTTACTAATATAACATCTGTGCCTTTTGTTAACTTCGCGATATTTTCAAGGTCAATAACTGTACCTGTTGATGTTTCACTGTACGTTGTAAAGACAACTTTTGCATCTGGGTTTTCTTTCATTGCTTTTTCAATCATCTCTGGTGTTACTGCTTTACCCCATGGGAGTTTAATTTCCACTGGTACGATACCGTAAGCCTTTGCAATTTCAACCCATCTTTCACCGAATTTACCGGCACTAACGATGATAGCCTTTTCGCCAGGATTTACGAGGTTTACCATCGCGGTTTCAAGTGCACCGGTTCCAGATGCGGTTAATACATAAACAGGATACTGTGTTTGAAAAACATATTTTGTTAATTCAAGAGTCTCTTCCAATATTTTTACAAACTGTGGTGTTCTGTGATGAATTGTTTCTTTTGC includes:
- a CDS encoding Hsp20/alpha crystallin family protein; this encodes MLARRDYFFEPFMELQKEVDRLFNEFMRPLKTDFEFYPRVDAYETEDKVVLELELPGVKKDELKVTVEDGVLKISGEKKTERDEKGRNYRIVERSFGKFERAFIIPDYVDVKNISAKYNDGVLTLEMPKKKEEKPALEIKIE
- a CDS encoding D-2-hydroxyacid dehydrogenase → MRVHINDPLDKQATEKLASLPNIQLTSQHYEKEELIKLMPEIEILVVRSATKVTADIIEAGTKLKIIGRAGTGLDNIDVKVAEAKGIKVINTPGANSISVAELTIGLMIACSRHIARGTIDLKNGKWTKKELEGHELYKRTVGIIGFGNIGREVAKRLLAFDMNVLAYDPIVKETDMNVKLVDLDTLISNSDYITIHVPLTPETKNLINKDTISKMKDGVIIINAARGGIVDESALYEALLSGKIYAAGLDVFEVEPPTDELRQKLLSLPNVVATPHVGASTFEAQERVGMLLVERLIKEIAG
- a CDS encoding pyridoxal-phosphate-dependent aminotransferase family protein, which encodes MVKKNLLLAPGPTPVPHEILLEGAKETIHHRTPQFVKILEETLELTKYVFQTQYPVYVLTASGTGALETAMVNLVNPGEKAIIVSAGKFGERWVEIAKAYGIVPVEIKLPWGKAVTPEMIEKAMKENPDAKVVFTTYSETSTGTVIDLENIAKLTKGTDVILVTDAVSGLLAEPLKMDEWGVDVVVSGAQKGWMLPPGLAFIAINDKAYAKVEKCTNSRYYFDLRKYKKSSPDNPWTTAVNLIYMLNKAVKMLKEEGIENVWARHALYGEATRAAVKALGLTFFSERPGNVLTAVNSPEGIPASKITKLMRDKYGVTIAAGQEPMKDELFRISHLGYVTPFDIITGITALEFALSELGYKVEIGKGVLAAEEVLFKGLVK